The genomic DNA ACTTCGTTATTAGAGTCTATCGTACAAATTTTGTGTGATGAATTTGAAGTAGATACGGCAATAAATGGAGAAGATGGATTGTTTTTAGCGCTTCAAAATATATATGATGCAATTTTGTTGGATGTGATGATGCCAGGGATGGACGGATTTGAAGTGATTCAAAAAATACGTGATGAAAAGATTGAAACACCAGTCCTGTTTTTGACAGCGAGAGATTCTTTAGAAGATCGGGTGAAGGGATTGGACTTTGGTGGAGATGACTATATCGTTAAGCCATTTCAGGCCCCTGAATTAAAAGCGAGAATTCGCGCTTTACTACGCAGAAGTGGTAGTTTAACAACGCAGCAAACGATTCGCTATAAAGGGATTGAATTGTTCGGAAAAGATAAAGACGTTCAAGTAGATGGACAAGGTATTAAGTTGACATTGAAACAATATGAGCTACTAGAGTATCTCATTCAAAATAGCGGGAAGATTTTAATGCGTGAACAAATTTTTGATCGTGTTTGGGGATTTGATTCAGATACGACAGTAGCAATTGTAGAAGTGTATGTGCATCATTTACGTAAAAAATTAGAGCCATTCGGTTATCAGAAAGATATTCAAACCGTTCGAGGTATTGGATATATATTAAAAGAACAATGAGAAAAGGAAGTATGTTTCAAAAGACACGCATTCGTTTGACTATAGTGAATTCATTAGTATTTATCCTATTAATAGGTATATTAGGCAGTATTATTTATTCATACACATATAAGCGTATTTATAATGAAGTGGATCAATCTATAAAAATGATGGCTCAGTATAGAGAAAAATTAGATGTTAAAATACCACCAAGAAAACGCATAGAGAATATCCAGATTGGAGATCCGCGAGTAACTAGAATAACTTGGAATGGGAAAATAGTGAAAATAGAGGGCGATAACCGTAAATTCCGTTCTATTTTTGAAGAGAATTTGGAAAAGTTTTCTCCAAAAAAATTAGGGGAGTTACAAGATATTGAAGTACAAGGACGATATTTTAGAGCATTTTCGCTTCAAAAAGATGGAGAAATAGTTCAAATCGTGCGAGATATAACAGCGGAAGAAAGAATGTTAAATACTTTATTTTTAATCCTCGTTATAGGTTGTAGCATAGGAAGCCTCTGTGCGATAGGTATCGGCTTTTTCCTAGCTGGCAGAGCACTTGTACCTATTCAAAATTCATGGGAGAAACAGCAGCAATTCGTTTCTGATGCATCACATGAACTAAGGACACCGCTTGCAGTTATTCAATCAAAAACGGATGTGTTATTCCAATCACCATCCGCTACGATAGAAGAAAAAGCGATGGATATTTCTACAATTTCAAAAGAATGTAGGCGGTTATCGAAACTCGTTAGTAATTTATTATTGCTAGCACGTTCTGATTCTAATCAAATTGAGATGGATAAGAAAACATTTGAACTTGATAAATTGTTAGAAGAAATAGTAGCTCCATATAAAGAGATTGCTTCTTATCAGGAAAAAGAAATGATACTAAAAGTAGAACGTGGTGTATCTTTTATGGGGGATAGAGAGCGGATTCATCAAATGATGGTCATACTGTTAGATAATGCGATGAAGTATACAAACGAAGGTGGGCATATTCAAATAGATTGTACGCAAACGAGTAGTTCAATTCGTATACAGGTGAAGGATGACGGGATAGGAGTGAAAGAAGAAGATATTCCGAAATTATTTGATCGTTTTTATCAAGGGGATAAAGCAAGAAGTACGTCAGAAGGAGCTGGATTAGGTCTTTCAATCGCAAATTGGATTGTAGAAAAGCATTATGGAAAAATATCAGTAGAGAGCAGATGGGGAAATGGCACTTGTTTTGAAGTGATTTTTCCTAAAAATCAAAAAATATAAGTAAGAAGACGATCTTGTTTTTACAAGGTCGTCTTTTTTTTAAGGGAAAGTTAAGAAACTATTTATATTATGTATGGCATAAAGAACGTTCGTTACATGAAGAAGAGACTAGGTGTATGTGAGTGGATTTTATCAATCATAATGTTATCTCAAGCAGCGATGAGATGTATGTATAGTATTAAAAAAATTATGGGAATGCTGAAAAAGAAAGTGTAAGAGGGAGGAATTAATTTTGAAAAAGAAAATGATGACGGTATTCACTATTGGAGTAATGAGTTTAAGCATATTAGGGGGTGCCTCTCCTTCTGAAACACAAAAAGGAAAGACAGATTACACGCAGCGCAGTAAAGAACAATTGAACAATGGTAAGATACATGCAGTGCATACAGAAGAAAAAGCAGAGGAACTAGGTATTGAAACGGAAGGAAAAGAACAAATTACATTAGAAAAAGAAATTCATGAAACAGAAGTAGGAAGGGAAGCAGAGCAGTTAGGTATTTCGATTGAAGGAAAAGATGTTGGGATGCTGTCAGAAGAAATCTATGAAACAAAAGTAAAGCAAGAAGCGTTAAAGCTAGGTATATCTATAGAGAATACATCAATTGTAGATTTAATTACTCAAATTAATACGATTAAAATTAAAGATGAAGCAGATAAATTAGGCATTTCTACAGATGGAAAAGAAATTGAAGACATCGCGGAAGAAATCTACGGAACGAAAGTAAGAGAAGAAGCAGGAAAGTTAGACATTTCTCAAAAAGGAAAAGAAATTGAAGAGTTAGCACAAGAAGTGTACGAACAAAAAGTACAGGAAGAAGCAAAAAAATATCATATTGATTTGTACGGTAAAGATATATATCAAATATTAAAAGAAATTAATGAACAAAAGGTGCTACAAATGGCAGATGAGCTTAATATGGATAAAATGAATATGAATATTCAAGAGTTAGCGGAAAAGATAAAAAAAGATCAGCCTGAAAAAGGAAAAGAACTAAATTTTGTACCGATGATTAGAACGGATGCTGACGCATTTTATTCTTATTTAACGAATTAATAAGGGCGTGAAAGTGATAAGAAAATTGAAGTGGTATATATGTACAGCTTTACTAGGTGCAGCAATATGGAGTGTATATACAAATGGAATTCCAAAGTATGTAGAGAAGTTTACATTCTCAAATATACAAAGAGGAAAAGAAACGGAGTTTAGTAATAACGATGAAAAAGTCATCTTATCAAATGTTCCATTAATTCAGCAGTTACCAGAATTGGATAGAGGCTGTGAAGTGACAAGTTTAGCAATGATGTTACAATACGCTGGTGTTTCAGTGGATAAGATGACATTAGCAAATGAAATAAAAAAAGTTGATTTTATAGACGATGGTGTGCGCGGGAATCCGAATGAAGGATTTGTAGGTAATATTTATACATTCTCTGAATCAGGATATGGTGTATATCATGGGCCACTTTTTCAGTTAGCAGAAAAATATTTACCTAATAAAGCTGTAGACTTAACTGGGAAGAATATAGAAGAGATTTATAAGAGTGTAAAAGCAGGGAAACCGGTAGTCATGATTACGAATGCAACATTTGCACCATTAGATGAAGATGAATTTACTACATGGGAAACAAATAGTGGAGATGTTTCTATTACGTATAATGAACATTGTATTGTACTTATTGGTTATGATCAGGAATCTGTATATATTCGAGATCCACTTGAGGATAGCTTAGATGTAAAAGTACCGAGAGAAAGCTTTGAACAGGCATGGGTGCAAATGGGGAGTCAGGCAATTAGTTATGTAAAGAGCTCCAAATAAATTAGGATGAAGAGTTTTAGTAAGATGACTATAAGGCGAAGGATAGAGATTGAAGATTATAAGAGAAATTTTTTAGAGTAGAAGCTGTTGAGAAATAAGAGAACTTTAGTATATATAATGCTAAAGTTCTCTTATTTTATGATTAAAATCCTTATTAAGGAGTGAATATGGAAAAATGCATAATTGACGAAAAAATTACATGTTATCATTATATATTGTTTTATGTATGTTAATTGTATAAAATG from Bacillus cereus G9842 includes the following:
- a CDS encoding response regulator transcription factor, whose translation is MRLLVVEDNTSLLESIVQILCDEFEVDTAINGEDGLFLALQNIYDAILLDVMMPGMDGFEVIQKIRDEKIETPVLFLTARDSLEDRVKGLDFGGDDYIVKPFQAPELKARIRALLRRSGSLTTQQTIRYKGIELFGKDKDVQVDGQGIKLTLKQYELLEYLIQNSGKILMREQIFDRVWGFDSDTTVAIVEVYVHHLRKKLEPFGYQKDIQTVRGIGYILKEQ
- a CDS encoding sensor histidine kinase; this translates as MRKGSMFQKTRIRLTIVNSLVFILLIGILGSIIYSYTYKRIYNEVDQSIKMMAQYREKLDVKIPPRKRIENIQIGDPRVTRITWNGKIVKIEGDNRKFRSIFEENLEKFSPKKLGELQDIEVQGRYFRAFSLQKDGEIVQIVRDITAEERMLNTLFLILVIGCSIGSLCAIGIGFFLAGRALVPIQNSWEKQQQFVSDASHELRTPLAVIQSKTDVLFQSPSATIEEKAMDISTISKECRRLSKLVSNLLLLARSDSNQIEMDKKTFELDKLLEEIVAPYKEIASYQEKEMILKVERGVSFMGDRERIHQMMVILLDNAMKYTNEGGHIQIDCTQTSSSIRIQVKDDGIGVKEEDIPKLFDRFYQGDKARSTSEGAGLGLSIANWIVEKHYGKISVESRWGNGTCFEVIFPKNQKI
- a CDS encoding C39 family peptidase is translated as MKVIRKLKWYICTALLGAAIWSVYTNGIPKYVEKFTFSNIQRGKETEFSNNDEKVILSNVPLIQQLPELDRGCEVTSLAMMLQYAGVSVDKMTLANEIKKVDFIDDGVRGNPNEGFVGNIYTFSESGYGVYHGPLFQLAEKYLPNKAVDLTGKNIEEIYKSVKAGKPVVMITNATFAPLDEDEFTTWETNSGDVSITYNEHCIVLIGYDQESVYIRDPLEDSLDVKVPRESFEQAWVQMGSQAISYVKSSK